In Sulfolobales archaeon, a single genomic region encodes these proteins:
- a CDS encoding uracil-DNA glycosylase, translated as MGIIDTPHYISWEPLIEDILRCTKCRLHLSRRNAVPGSGRRDAEILLIGEAPGATEDEMGLPFVGAAGKLLDSVLEEVGIKRDEVYITNVVKCRPPNNRQPERDEIDA; from the coding sequence GTGGGCATAATAGACACCCCCCACTACATATCCTGGGAACCCCTTATAGAGGATATACTTAGATGCACCAAGTGCAGGCTCCACCTGTCCAGAAGAAACGCTGTCCCCGGGAGTGGGAGAAGAGATGCAGAGATCCTACTCATAGGCGAGGCCCCAGGAGCTACTGAGGATGAGATGGGGCTTCCATTTGTAGGGGCTGCTGGAAAGCTCTTAGATAGTGTATTGGAGGAGGTGGGGATTAAAAGGGATGAGGTATATATCACTAATGTAGTTAAATGCAGACCCCCAAATAATAGACAGCCTGAGAGGGATGAGATAGATGCGTG
- a CDS encoding metallophosphoesterase: protein MDTPYIYLRRYRALVIADAHLGFEEAMAESGLFLPRGQLKQLIQDIEFAFNSLDIGMVIIAGDLKHRFDRLGSQERREIEEVMNLLKRKGVEVVFVRGNHDNYASIVTSRYGVNPIPHYRLGEILVIHGHQSFEEAGGEEILKGVELVIYGHEHPSISISDRLGKIAKFPCFLEIPLRIGGRTIKGLVAPAAGSYQAGSPITTIRSNYLSPITRNNGDIENAKPYILARGEGIFELPTLGYMQDLI, encoded by the coding sequence GTGGATACCCCCTATATCTATCTAAGGAGATATAGAGCCCTTGTAATAGCTGATGCTCATCTAGGCTTTGAGGAGGCTATGGCGGAGTCAGGGCTCTTCCTGCCTAGGGGGCAGCTGAAGCAGCTTATACAAGATATAGAGTTTGCCTTCAACTCCCTAGACATAGGGATGGTGATCATTGCAGGGGATCTTAAGCATAGATTCGATAGGCTTGGATCACAGGAGAGGAGGGAGATCGAAGAGGTTATGAATCTACTCAAGAGGAAAGGGGTTGAGGTGGTATTTGTAAGGGGTAATCATGATAACTATGCATCAATAGTCACATCTAGATACGGTGTCAACCCAATTCCCCACTATAGATTAGGCGAGATCCTCGTGATCCACGGCCACCAGAGCTTCGAGGAAGCTGGGGGTGAGGAGATTTTAAAAGGTGTTGAGCTTGTGATATATGGGCATGAGCATCCAAGCATATCTATAAGCGATAGGCTGGGCAAGATAGCTAAGTTCCCATGCTTCCTCGAAATCCCGTTGAGAATAGGTGGGAGAACCATTAAGGGGCTTGTAGCACCAGCTGCTGGCAGCTACCAAGCAGGCTCGCCAATAACTACTATAAGGAGTAACTATCTCTCACCAATAACAAGGAATAATGGTGATATAGAGAATGCAAAGCCATATATCCTAGCCAGGGGGGAGGGGATCTTCGAGCTCCCTACTCTGGGATATATGCAGGATCTAATATAA
- a CDS encoding threonine synthase, with translation MPHYLTGFICPRCGARYEGKGLYGVCRSCGGPLLAIYDLEAVRVRLDRRDLERRGPSMWRYRELLPVGSEENIVSLGEGSTPLIKLERISKELGLEVYLKDESRNPTGSFKDRAISATISALKEIGVRSVAMPTAGNAGASLAAYAARAGFKAYIAMPKDTPRAIYAEISIRGIDLSLVDGLISDAAKLVSEGSRIYGWIDVSTMKTPYRVEGTKTMAYEIAEQLRWRTPDAIIFPTGGGEGIVGMWKGFEELRTLGWIDEIPRLIAVQSSGCKPIVDAYERGAPDAEYYSGCTTLASGIRVPKPFGDREILRAIRETKGYAIAVSDQEIVDAMKKLASIEGILPCPEGAASYAALLKLVERGFLSRGETIVIFNSGSALKYFEVISNLARVV, from the coding sequence TTGCCACACTATCTAACAGGTTTTATATGCCCGAGATGTGGGGCTCGATATGAGGGGAAGGGTCTCTACGGTGTGTGTAGATCTTGTGGGGGTCCTCTGCTAGCTATATATGATCTCGAAGCTGTTAGGGTTAGGCTCGATAGAAGGGATCTAGAGAGGCGTGGGCCTAGCATGTGGAGATATAGAGAGCTTCTTCCAGTGGGTAGCGAGGAAAACATAGTCTCTCTGGGCGAGGGATCCACACCACTTATAAAGCTTGAAAGGATCTCGAAGGAGCTTGGCTTGGAGGTGTATTTAAAGGATGAGAGTAGAAACCCAACAGGATCTTTTAAAGATAGAGCTATATCAGCAACGATCTCAGCCCTTAAAGAGATCGGTGTGAGGTCTGTGGCGATGCCAACAGCTGGAAATGCTGGAGCTTCTCTCGCTGCATACGCAGCAAGAGCTGGTTTTAAAGCCTATATAGCGATGCCAAAGGATACACCTAGAGCTATATATGCTGAGATATCTATAAGGGGCATCGATCTATCCCTGGTAGACGGGCTCATAAGCGATGCTGCAAAGCTCGTATCCGAGGGATCTAGGATATATGGATGGATAGATGTATCCACCATGAAGACGCCCTATAGAGTTGAGGGTACAAAGACCATGGCCTATGAGATAGCTGAGCAGCTTAGATGGAGAACTCCAGATGCGATTATCTTCCCAACAGGGGGTGGCGAGGGGATAGTTGGTATGTGGAAGGGGTTTGAAGAGCTAAGAACACTCGGCTGGATCGATGAAATCCCCCGCTTAATAGCTGTACAATCATCTGGATGCAAACCCATTGTAGATGCATATGAAAGGGGGGCACCGGATGCTGAGTATTATAGCGGGTGTACCACATTAGCCTCTGGGATCAGGGTTCCCAAACCCTTCGGTGATAGAGAGATTCTAAGGGCTATAAGGGAGACTAAGGGCTACGCAATAGCTGTAAGCGATCAAGAGATCGTAGATGCTATGAAGAAGCTAGCATCTATAGAGGGTATTCTCCCATGTCCTGAGGGTGCGGCATCATATGCAGCCCTTTTAAAGCTTGTGGAGAGAGGCTTTCTGAGTAGGGGTGAGACCATCGTTATATTCAATAGCGGGAGTGCTTTGAAGTATTTCGAAGTGATATCGAATCTAGCCAGGGTTGTTTAG
- the tmk gene encoding dTMP kinase, which produces MKGLLIVLEGLDGAGKTTVAIEIVDMLSRRGYKALYTYEPFDSPFAQALSKVKSELSLSPLIDALAMACDRAYHVETIVMPHLEKGYVVVMDRYFYSTIAYQGAMGIDLEWLRILNSVFIKPDLAIYLDVEPDEGLRRSRARKWVFYEKPEILRRAREIYLEMVRRGELILVDAMKPKEEVVEIVWKYVEKHLSRVNRGLNNPG; this is translated from the coding sequence TTGAAGGGCCTGTTAATAGTATTAGAAGGTCTGGACGGGGCCGGTAAAACCACTGTTGCCATCGAGATTGTAGATATGCTATCTAGAAGAGGCTATAAAGCTCTCTACACCTATGAGCCATTTGACAGCCCCTTTGCGCAAGCCCTCTCTAAGGTGAAGTCAGAGCTTTCTCTAAGCCCCCTAATAGATGCTCTTGCAATGGCCTGTGACAGGGCTTACCATGTTGAGACGATTGTGATGCCCCATCTCGAGAAGGGCTATGTGGTTGTGATGGATAGATATTTCTATAGCACCATAGCCTATCAAGGTGCCATGGGCATTGATCTAGAGTGGCTTAGAATCCTTAACAGCGTCTTCATAAAGCCAGATCTAGCTATATACCTCGATGTAGAGCCTGACGAAGGGCTCAGAAGATCTAGGGCTAGGAAGTGGGTCTTCTACGAAAAGCCAGAGATCCTTAGAAGGGCCAGAGAGATCTATCTAGAGATGGTGAGAAGGGGAGAGCTAATCCTAGTAGATGCTATGAAGCCGAAGGAGGAGGTTGTGGAGATTGTATGGAAATATGTGGAGAAGCATCTCTCTAGAGTTAATAGGGGGCTAAACAACCCTGGCTAG